One region of Carya illinoinensis cultivar Pawnee chromosome 8, C.illinoinensisPawnee_v1, whole genome shotgun sequence genomic DNA includes:
- the LOC122319256 gene encoding histone H2A.1-like — protein MEAAKTTRGAGGRRGGDRKKSVSKSIKAGLQFPVGRIARYLKKGRYAQRTGTGAPIYLAAVLEYLAAEVLELAGNAARDNKKNRINPRHVLLAVRNDEELGKLLQGVTIANGGVLPNINPVLLPKKTATSESEKVSKSPKKA, from the exons ATGGAGGCCGCGAAGACAACGAGGGGAGCGGGAGGAAGAAGGGGTGGAGACAGGAAGAAGTCGGTGTCGAAGTCAATCAAGGCAGGGCTCCAGTTCCCCGTTGGTCGGATCGCTCGGTACTTGAAGAAGGGTCGCTACGCCCAGAGAACGGGCACAGGGGCTCCGATCTACCTCGCTGCGGTCCTTGAATATCTTGCCGCTGAG GTGCTGGAATTGGCAGGGAACGCAGCACGTGATAACAAGAAAAACAGGATAAATCCAAGGCACGTGCTTTTGGCTGTGAGGAACGACGAGGAACTGGGGAAGCTGCTTCAAGGCGTCACCATTGCCAACGGCGGAGTTCTGCCAAACATCAACCCAGTATTACTACCAAAGAAAACCGCTACTTCCGAATCCGAGAAGGTGTCCAAGTCGCCCAAGAAAGCCTAA
- the LOC122319255 gene encoding protein SRC2-like: MECRPLDIVIESAKDLKDVNLFSKMDVYALVNIDGDYYIKSSTQKTPTDKDCGTSPKWNFPVKFTIDDAAANQNRLTLVIKLKSDRSLGDREIGEVRVPIKELLDGFGDAKETKHATYSVRTPSGKTKGTLDISYKFGEKFTAPEIKSKQAEPVMAYPAGYAAGSSGAAAYPPPGAYPQPTYAHPQAAPGYAGYPPGGYPQYPQYPPPGGYPPQPAYGYGGYAAPVQQPHKPKKNGGGGMALGLGAGLLGGLLVGDMISDVASYDAGYDAGFDDGFDF; the protein is encoded by the coding sequence atgGAGTGCAGGCCTTTGGATATCGTAATCGAGTCCGCAAAGGACTTGAAGGACGTCAATCTTTTCTCCAAGATGGATGTCTACGCCCTCGTTAATATCGACGGCGACTACTACATCAAATCATCCACCCAAAAGACGCCCACCGACAAAGACTGTGGCACCAGCCCCAAATGGAACTTCCCCGTCAAGTTCACCATTGACGACGCCGCTGCTAATCAGAACCGCCTTACCCTCGTCATCAAGCTCAAGTCAGACAGGAGCTTGGGCGACAGAGAGATCGGCGAAGTCCGCGTGCCTATCAAGGAGCTTTTGGACGGTTTCGGCGATGCCAAGGAAACGAAACACGCTACTTATAGCGTCAGGACCCCGTCTGGGAAGACCAAGGGAACTCTGGATATCTCCTACAAGTTCGGTGAAAAGTTCACCGCGCCTGAGATTAAAAGCAAGCAGGCAGAGCCGGTTATGGCGTACCCTGCGGGCTATGCCGCTGGATCAAGTGGCGCTGCCGCGTATCCTCCACCGGGAGCATACCCACAGCCAACGTATGCGCACCCACAGGCTGCGCCAGGATATGCTGGGTACCCGCCTGGGGGATACCCGCAGTATCCCCAGTACCCTCCGCCTGGCGGGTATCCACCGCAACCGGCTTACGGGTACGGTGGATATGCGGCACCGGTGCAGCAGCCACATAAACCAAAGAAGAATGGTGGGGGAGGGATGGCGTTGGGGCTTGGAGCAGGATTGCTGGGTGGGTTGCTAGTTGGAGACATGATATCGGATGTTGCTTCCTATGATGCGGGATATGATGCTGGTTTTGATGATgggtttgatttttaa
- the LOC122318371 gene encoding uncharacterized protein LOC122318371 has product MKLAIITVNSDSIVESKAKARISESGIYGSNGEKNLDLGVSDEARVSSLEMDSGAPENEVDARVSEGWRSEEARVRVSDAIDGGVGRVGKEMESRGFEIEDESNASINHYDAQDDRFDFQDDKGEHVEKSKTSEYTSLLSEFDDFVANENDGASGGFGMSRALSYGFEVGDMVWGKVKSHPWWPGHIFNEAFASPSVRRARREGYVLVAFFGDSSYGWFDPAELIPFDLYFAEKSSQTNSRNFVKAVEEAVDEASRRRGLALACKCRNPYNFRVTSVQGYFVVDVPDYEPGGVYSANQIKKERDGFKPSETLAFVKQLALVPRGGEQKSINFLKNKATLFAHRKAVFEEFDETYAQAFGVQPGRQSRQLVHLDQTIKAPPRAPLSGPLVIAEALGGGKSSVKPVKIKDPLKKDRYLFKRRDETNNSETHQGSPGQAISSAPSVYMDESVTAVAGDYVLQKRVPPAPVKQIPAKHEVAYVSKDVAISSLEGIAKEESIDRAAAYSSPPGHQDISFDKEKDFLQGTNDSLGPGEFVSPTSTGWSDLSRDKVFSRVTDDASQAFRQEAEPKILRPYEGLQKHELSFPCGMEVGSGSDQVKESRGVADLSPIDTMRSSGMTADGGVKKARILKRTTTDLGSENSVMGEKKKKKRKDTGREMSSEHPQKRLATGKVGTPMRKVAGKSTLIGLAPREDFQVEYQRKSVGTSNSSTESIATLLTVETGNSDIELPQLLSDLQALALDPFHGVERNSPAIVQLFFLRFRSLVFQKSLVLSPPAEAESVEVGPTKSSSGVGAFGSIPGEHARDLSSSKPAKSIVRPMDPTKAGRKRGPSDRQEEIAAKKLKKINAIKSLAVEKKASQKSSENRRVEGRDSVAPAPPKSFRPDPVKKVEPVSKAVNPTMLVMKFPPGTSLPSVAELKAKFARFGPIDQSGLRVFWKSLTCRVVFLHKHDAEAAYRYAVANSSFLGSMNVRCYTRELGVATAEGSDSGKSRGDDNTNESPRVKDPAVIQRPASGLVNHPLPKPAVQLKSCLKKSSGDESGQVAGGGAISSKGISRVKFMLVEDESSRGEQLMVGNRNNINNNASIADGAPSSVGMDFISKNFQKVSPPSPSPLPPQFANAPHNNFHRLEIAPWNAHNPINSLPAPPSGGTSVDISQPFLSLLTRCNDIVTNVTGLLGYVPYHPL; this is encoded by the exons ATGAAGCTTGCGATTATAACAGTTAATTCAGATTCAATCGTGGAGTCCAAAGCGAAAGCTAGGATATCGGAGAGTGGTATCTATGGCTCTAATGGCGAGAAGAATTTGGATTTAGGGGTTTCTGACGAGGCTAGGGTGTCTTCACTAGAGATGGATTCTGGAGCTCCTGAGAATGAGGTTGATGCTAGGGTTTCCGAAGGTTGGAGATCTGAAGaggctagggttagggtttctgaCGCGATTGACGGCGGTGTTGGAAGAGTAGGTAAGGAAATGGAATCTAGGGGTTTTGAGATTGAGGATGAGAGCAACGCGAGCATCAATCATTATGATGCCCAAGATGATAGATTTGATTTCCAAGATGATAAAGGAGAGCATGTGGAGAAGAGTAAGACGTCCGAGTACACTTCTTTGTTGTCGGAGTTTGATGATTTTGTGGCCAATGAGAATGATGGGGCATCTGGTGGTTTTGGAATGTCGAGGGCACTGAGTTATGGGTTCGAAGTTGGCGACATGGTGTGGGGGAAGGTGAAATCTCACCCCTGGTGGCCGGGGCATATATTTAATGAGGCTTTTGCGTCTCCCTCGGTGCGGCGCGCCCGGAGGGAGGGTTATGTGTTGGTGGCCTTCTTTGGTGATAGTAGTTACGGCTGGTTTgacccagctgagctcatcccATTTGATCTCTATTTCGCTGAGAAATCCTCTCAAACAAATTCGAGGAATTTCGTGAAGGCCGTGGAAGAGGCTGTCGATGAGGCGAGTCGGAGACGGGGTCTTGCTTTGGCTTGTAAATGTAGGAACCCATATAACTTTCGAGTCACGAGTGTTCAAGGGTATTTTGTAGTGGATGTGCCGGATTATGAGCCCGGGGGAGTTTATTCTGCGAATCAGattaagaaagagagagatggttTTAAGCCAAGTGAGACTCTTGCTTTTGTAAAGCAGTTAGCGTTGGTGCCAAGGGGTGGCGAGCAGAAAagtattaattttctcaagaataaGGCCACGCTGTTTGCTCACCGAAAGGCAGTATTTGAAGAATTTGACGAGACCTACGCTCAGGCCTTTGGGGTGCAGCCGGGGCGTCAATCTCGTCAACTTGTTCATTTAGATCAGACTATTAAAGCGCCGCCTAGAG CTCCTTTGAGTGGTCCACTTGTGATTGCGGAAGCTCTTGGTGGTGGGAAAAGCTCTGTGAAACCCGTGAAAATCAAGGACCCTTTAAAAAAAGACAGATACCTTTTCAAGCGGAGAGATGAAACCAACAACTCAGAGACTCACCAAGGTAGCCCAGGGCAGGCAATTTCCTCTGCACCATCAGTTTACATGGATGAGTCTGTAACAGCAGTGGCTGGGGATTATGTTCTGCAAAAGAGGGTGCCTCCTGCCCCTGTAAAGCAGATTCCAGCAAAACATGAGGTTGCATATGTTAGCAAGGATGTTGCAATCTCAAGTCTAGAAGGAATTGCCAAAGAAGAATCCATAGATCGGGCCGCAGCATACAGCAGTCCTCCTGGCcatcaagatatttcttttgataaggaGAAAGATTTTCTGCAGGGAACAAATGACAGTTTGGGGCCAGGTGAGTTTGTGAGTCCCACGAGCACAGGGTGGTCTGATTTGTCGAGGGACAAGGTATTCTCACGTGTAACTGATGATGCATCTCAAGCCTTTCGGCAGGAAGCTGAGCCAAAAATTTTGAGGCCATATGAAGGTCTTCAAAAACATGAGCTGAGTTTTCCCTGTGGAATGGAAGTGGGCAGTGGATCAGATCAAGTTAAAGAAAGTCGTGGTGTTGCAGATCTTTCACCAATTGATACAATGCGTTCAAGTGGAATGACTGCTGATGGAGGAGTTAAGAAGGCAAGAATTCTCAAAAGAACTACAACTGACTTGGGCTCTGAGAACTCTGTTATgggggagaaaaagaagaaaaaaaggaaagataCTGGTAGAGAAATGAGTTCTGAACATCCACAGAAACGTTTGGCTACTGGAAAAGTGGGGACCCCAATGAGAAAAGTAGCAGGAAAATCCACCCTAATTGGTTTGGCTCCAAGAGAGGATTTTCAGGTTGAATATCAGAGGAAAAGTGTTGGCACAAGTAATTCCTCAACCGAGTCTATTGCAACACTTCTAACAGTTGAGACGGGAAATAGTGACATTGAACTTCCCCAACTTTTGAGTGATTTGCAAGCCCTTGCTCTCGATCCTTTTCACGGTGTAGAAAGAAACAGCCCTGCAATTGTGCAGCTGTTCTTTTTGCGATTCCGGTCCCTAGTTTTCCAGAAAAGCTTGGTTCTGTCACCACCAGCGGAGGCTGAATCTGTTGAAGTTGGTCCCACAAAATCTTCATCTGGTGTTGGGGCTTTTGGCAGTATTCCTGGTGAGCATGCCAGAGATCTTTCATCCTCAAAGCCTGCAAAATCCATAGTGAGACCCATGGATCCAACAAAGGCTGGGCGGAAACGTGGCCCTTCTGACCGTCAAGAAGAAATCGCAGCAAAGAAGTTAAAGAAGATTAATGCAATAAAATCATTGGCTGTTGAAAAGAAAGCTAGCCAGAAATCTTCTGAAAACCGGCGGGTAGAGGGAAGAGATTCTGTGGCACCAGCCCCGCCAAAGTCTTTCAGACCAGATCCTGTCAAGAAAGTGGAACCGGTTTCAAAGGCAGTTAATCCCACCATGTTGGTGATGAAGTTCCCTCCCGGTACATCGCTCCCATCTGTTGCAGAGTTGAAGGCAAAGTTTGCTCGTTTCGGGCCAATAGATCAATCGGGTCTCCGTGTCTTTTGGAAGTCGTTGACATGCCGTGTCGTGTTCCTGCACAAGCATGATGCAGAAGCAGCATACAGATATGCTGTTGCTAACAGTTCCTTTTTGGGCAGCATGAATGTGAGGTGCTACACTCGCGAACTGGGAGTTGCTACAGCTGAAGGGTCTGATTCAGGCAAGAGCCGAGGAGATGACAATACCAATGAGTCCCCACGAGTTAAGGATCCTGCAGTTATACAAAGACCAGCATCTGGGCTTGTGAACCATCCTCTACCAAAGCCAGCAGTCCAGCTCAAATCCTGTTTGAAGAAGTCATCTGGTGACGAGTCTGGGCAAGTAGCTGGTGGTGGTGCTATTAGTAGTAAAGGTATCTCCCGTGTAAAATTCATGTTGGTTGAGGATGAAAGTAGTAGGGGAGAGCAGTTGATGGTTGGTAATAGaaacaacatcaacaacaatgCTAGTATTGCTGATGGTGCACCTTCTTCTGTTGGAATGGATTTTATTAGTAAGAACTTTCAGAAGGTCAGTCCTCCATCTCCATCGCCTCTTCCTCCACAATTTGCAAACGCCCCACATAATAATTTTCATCGTCTGGAAATAGCGCCCTGGAATGCACACAATCCTATTAACAGTCTCCCAGCACCACCTAGTGGTGGAACCTCTGTTGATATCTCACAGCCATTTTTGAGTCTATTGACAAGGTGCAACGATATTGTCACCAATGTGACGGGCCTGTTGGGCTATGTGCCTTACCATCCTCTTTGA